In one window of Zygosaccharomyces rouxii strain CBS732 chromosome E complete sequence DNA:
- the AAC1 gene encoding ADP/ATP carrier protein AAC1 (similar to uniprot|P18238 Saccharomyces cerevisiae YBR085W), producing the protein MQQDFLVNFLMGGVSAAVAKTCAAPIERVKLMMQNQGEMMKQGALDRRYAGIAECFTRTIKTEGLLSLWRGNTANVLRYFPTQALNFAFKDKIKAMFNVGRDQGYGRWLSANIASGGAAGGLSLGFVYSLDYARTRLAADASHHGAERRFKGLADVYKQTYATDGILGLYRGFAPSVVGIMVYRGLYFGLYDSIKPVLLTGKWERSFPASFLLGWVVTTAASTASYPLDTVRRRMMMTSGQQIKYTGAWHCLTSIYEQEGFRAFFKGCGANIVRSIAAAGVISLYDQLQLLMFGKTFK; encoded by the coding sequence ATGCAACAAGACTTCTTGGTAAACTTCCTCATGGGTGGTGTGTCTGCCGCCGTCGCCAAAACATGTGCAGCCCCCATTGAGAGAGTGAAGCTTATGATGCAGAATCAGGGTGAGATGATGAAGCAAGGCGCCTTAGACAGACGTTATGCCGGTATTGCAGAATGCTTCACAAGGACTATAAAGACTGAGGgtcttctttctctctGGAGAGGTAATACTGCCAATGTTTTACGTTATTTCCCTACGCAAGCTTTAAATTTTGCCTTTAAGGATAAGATTAAGGCAATGTTCAATGTCGGTAGAGACCAAGGATATGGACGCTGGTTAAGTGCTAACATTGCATCTGGTGGTGCTGCAGGTGGTCTTTCTTTAGGTTTTGTGTATTCCTTGGATTATGCAAGGACAAGACTGGCAGCCGATGCCTCTCATCACGGTGCAGAACGCCGTTTTAAAGGGCTGGCCGATGTATACAAGCAAACTTATGCCACTGATGGTATCCTTGGTCTTTACAGAGGATTTGCGCCTTCTGTGGTAGGCATCATGGTCTACAGAGGTCTTTACTTTGGTCTCTACGATTCTATAAAACCAGTGCTTCTCACGGGTAAATGGGAGAGATCATTTCCGGCATCCTTCCTTCTGGGGTGGGTGGTCACTACAGCTGCTTCTACTGCGTCTTACCCATTGGACACAGTGAGAAGACGTATGATGATGACCTCAGGTCAACAGATCAAGTACACAGGTGCTTGGCATTGTTTGACTAGTATCTATGAGCAAGAAGGCTTCAGAGcattcttcaaaggatgCGGTGCCAACATAGTAAGAAGCATTGCAGCGGCTGGTGTCATCTCACTGTATGATCAACTCCAGTTGTTAATGTTTGGTAAGACCTTTAAATAA
- the BUB2 gene encoding Bub2p (highly similar to uniprot|P26448 Saccharomyces cerevisiae YMR055C BUB2 Mitotic exit network regulator forms GTPase-activating Bfa1p-Bub2p complex that binds Tem1p and spindle pole bodies blocks cell cycle progression before anaphase in response to spindle and kinetochore damage): MSSIERFLSQPPLIIQSSLAQLRYLVLSEGLPTGNDKNIQRTRCYTWSVLSRTSMERCTQIYISYVQLGSAPQPIYHKIKNDTFRTLQTDPKFITTVSEDALLRCLSSFAWQCIELKNVQDPRLPPQLSTYVQGMNVLLAPLLYSCPSEPMAFQLFSTLCYQIIPTYLNSNLTGVHNGAKLLDICLKIIDPKLSKFLSDNLLTAEIYGIPSILTLCSCNRPLDQVCKLWDFMFAYGFHMNILFVVAILVTIRHQILRSESPMNLLTRQLPEFDADEIIKLGVGFLAKIPQSVYSLLVEHLTNLNIKIPYNDY, from the coding sequence ATGAGTTCCATTGAAAGATTTCTTTCGCAACCACCGCTTATTATACAGTCTTCATTGGCTCAGTTGCGTTATTTGGTTCTTAGTGAAGGTTTACCGACAGGAAATGACAAGAATATACAGAGGACAAGATGTTATACGTGGTCAGTCTTATCTAGAACTTCGATGGAACGTTGCACACAGATATACATTTCATATGTGCAGCTAGGATCCGCCCCCCAGCCAATTTATCATAAGATCAAGAATGATACCTTTAGAACTTTACAAACAGATCCCAAATTCATAACTACAGTATCTGAAGACGCATTACTGCGATGTCTTTCCAGTTTTGCATGGCAGTgtattgaattgaaaaacgTACAAGATCCAAGATTACCTCCTCAATTGAGTACTTATGTGCAGGGAATGAACGTTCTATTAGCACCTTTACTTTACTCATGCCCCTCTGAACCGATGGCATTTCAGCTATTTTCCACGTTATGTTACCAAATAATCCCTACCTATCTGAACAGTAATTTAACAGGTGTTCACAATGGGGCTAAATTGTTGGACATATGTCTGAAGATTATTGATCCAAAATTGAGCAAATTTTTAAGTGATAATTTGCTAACAGCAGAGATCTATGGGATACCTTCCATCTTAACGTTGTGCAGTTGTAATAGGCCATTAGATCAAGTTTGCAAATTGTGGGATTTTATGTTTGCATATGGATTTCACATGAATATTCTTTTCGTCGTGGCTATCTTAGTGACCATTAGACACCAAATTTTAAGATCAGAATCACCAATGAATCTACTGACTAGACAACTACCAGAATTTGACGCTGACGAAATTATCAAACTAGGTGTTGGATTTCTCGCCAAAATTCCGCAAAGTGTTTATTCTTTACTGGTGGAGCATTTAACAAACTTAAACATCAAGATTCCATATAACGATTATTAA
- the STV1 gene encoding H(+)-transporting V0 sector ATPase subunit a (similar to uniprot|P37296 Saccharomyces cerevisiae YMR054W STV1 Subunit of vacuolar-ATPase V0 domain one of two isoforms (Stv1p and Vph1p) Stv1p is located in V-ATPase complexes of the Golgi and endosomes while Vph1p is located in V-ATPase complexes of the vacuole), with amino-acid sequence MVREEAIFRSADMTYVQLYIPLEISREIACLLGNLGTLMFRDLNKDLTAFQRGYVGQIRKLDEVERLVLYMQEVSDKHAEATWKYILHTDEQGNDIQRPSVTQLVSEMQTHSHDIINAAMGEIHEFEGRVKRLDDSLTNLKEKLNGLLEQRYVIFEVTRFLQSHPGLFGRMGREERELRDVDEFRLNLDELSETLSDTFSFEDGTEPTDEQQQQQEALNDQMEFEADQNLLEIGFHDRFMIAGSIRRDKVEVLNRILWRLLRGNLIFQNFAIDEPLLENGEKVEKDCFFVFTHGEYLLQKVQRVVDSLNGRVVSLAHCTHREIQKLNDRISEIQQIAYATESTLHAELLVVSDQLPVWNAMVKREKYIYATLNLFKQETHGLVAEGWLPTLELTTISDAMKDYSETVGSEYSTVVSVIHTNRAPPTYHRTNKFTQAFQSICDAYGTATYKEVNPGLATIVTFPFMFAIMFGDLGHGFILMLIGVFLLMMEKKFETMQRGEIFDIVFTGRYVITLMGAFSVYTGLLYNDIFSKSMTIFKSGWKWPSNFKKGESIVAEQTGTYPFGLDHAWHGTDNGLIYTNSYKMKLSVIMGFLHMTYSFMFSLVNYRYKKSRVDIIGNFLPGLIFMQSIFGYLTWAILYKWSKDWIKDNKPAPSLLNMLINMFLSPGHIDDQLYSGQNVLQILLLLAALACIPWLLLYKPLTLKKQHSGVSLNGYESVNRSEGVDELTADLQATEGDGMIVTDYHGHEENEEFNFGEVMIHQVIHTIEFCLNCISHTASYLRLWALSLAHAQLSSVLWDMTIKNAFSPKNSGSPLAVTRVVLLFAMWFVLTVCILVLMEGTSAMLHSLRLHWVEAMSKFFEGDGYPYEPFTFKNLVE; translated from the exons ATGGTTAGAGAAGAGGCTATATTCC GCTCTGCGGATATGACATATGTGCAGCTGTACATTCCACTGGAGATTTCCAGAGAGATTGCGTGTCTCTTAGGTAATCTGGGCACCTTGATGTTTCGAGACCTTAATAAGGACTTAACTGCATTCCAAAGAGGATATGTGGGTCAAATTAGAAAACTGGATGAAGTAGAAAGATTGGTCCTTTACATGCAAGAAGTTAGTGACAAACATGCAGAAGCTACCTGGAAATATATTTTACATACAGATGAACAGGGCAATGATATTCAACGTCCCAGTGTGACTCAATTGGTTTCCGAAATGCAAACCCATTCTCACGATATTATCAATGCTGCAATGGGTGAAATTCATGAATTCGAAGGACGTGTGAAAAGGTTAGATGATTCTCTTACaaatttaaaagaaaaattaaacGGTCTCTTGGAGCAGAGATACGTTATATTTGAAGTTACTCGTTTCTTACAGAGCCATCCGGGTTTGTTTGGACGTATGGGACGTGAAGAGAGGGAATTGAGAGATgtagatgaatttagattGAATCTCGACGAGTTGAGTGAAACTTTAAGTGAcactttttcttttgaagacGGTACTGAACCAACTGATgaacagcaacaacaacaggaagCCTTGAACGACCAGATGGAATTCGAAGCTGATCAAAATTTGCTAGAAATTGGATTCCACGATAGATTCATGATCGCAGGCTCCATTAGGAGAGACAAAGTAGAAGTATTGAATAGAATTCTTTGGCGATTATTACGTGGTAATcttattttccaaaattttgcCATTGATGAACCTCTAttagaaaatggtgaaaaagtggaaaaagaCTGTTTTTTCGTTTTCACACATGGTGAGTATCTATTACAGAAAGTTCAACGTGTGGTAGACTCATTAAATGGTAGAGTCGTATCGTTGGCTCATTGTACTCATAGagaaatccaaaaattgaacgATAGAATCTCAGAAATTCAACAGATTGCTTACGCTACGGAATCCACTCTACATGCTGAACTGTTAGTGGTATCCGATCAATTACCAGTTTGGAATGCAATGgtcaaaagagaaaaatacATTTATGCAACTTTAAACCTTTTCAAACAAGAAACTCATGGGTTGGTTGCAGAAGGCTGGTTACCAACTTTAGAACTTACAACTATTTCAGATGCAATGAAGGACTATAGTGAAACTGTAGGTTCCGAATATAGTACCGTGGTAAGTGTTATACATACTAATAGAGCACCACCAACGTATCACAGAACAAATAAATTTACACAAGCATTCCAATCCATTTGTGATGCTTATGGTACTGCAACTTATAAAGAAGTGAATCCTGGGTTGGCCACTATTGTAACTTTCCCTTTTATGTTTGCCATTATGTTCGGTGACTTGGGACACGGTTTCATACTGATGTTAATTGGAGTTTTCTTGTTAATGATGGAAAAGAAGTTTGAAACTATGCAACGTGgagaaatctttgatattGTTTTCACAGGAAGGTACGTTATTACTCTAATGGGTGCCTTTTCAGTATACACTGGTTTGTTATACAACGATATTTTCTCCAAATCAATgaccattttcaaatcagGTTGGAAGTGGCCTTCAAACTTCAAAAAAGGTGAGAGCATTGTGGCTGAGCAAACGGGTACGTACCCATTCGGGTTGGACCATGCCTGGCATGGTACAGACAACGGATTAATTTATACCAACTCCTACAAAATGAAATTATCTGTCATCATGGGGTTCCTGCACATGACTTATTCTTTCATGTTCTCTTTGGTCAATTATAGATACAAAAAGTCGAGGGTGGATATCATTGGTAATTTTCTTCCAGGTTTGATATTCATGCAATCTATCTTCGGATACTTGACATGGGCCATCCTTTACAAATGGTCAAAGGATTGGATCAAAGACAACAAACCAGCACCAAGTTTATTGAACATGCTGATAAACATGTTTCTATCACCTGGTCACATAGATGATCAACTTTATTCCGGTCAAAATGTTCTACAGATTCTCCTCTTGCTTGCAGCTCTCGCTTGTATTCCTTGGTTGTTATTATACAAACCACTTACTTTGAAGAAGCAACATAGTGGAGTTAGTTTGAATGGGTACGAATCAGTAAACAGAAGTGAAGgagttgatgaattgactGCAGATCTACAGGCTACCGAGGGTGATGGGATGATTGTCACGGACTACCATGGACACGAAGAGaatgaagaattcaattttggtgaaGTTATGATCCACCAAGTAATTCACACGATTGAATTCTGTCTCAACTGCATTTCCCACACGGCATCCTACTTACGTCTATGGGCGCTATCACTGGCACATGCTCAGTTGTCAAGTGTGCTTTGGGACATGACCATCAAAAATGCATTCTCACCTAAAAACTCCGGCTCGCCGCTTGCTGTGACTAGAGTGGTTCTCCTTTTCGCCATGTGGTTCGTTCTTACTGTATGCATACTGGTGCTCATGGAAGGTACATCGGCTATGCTGCACTCTCTACGTTTACACTGGGTGGAAGCAATgtccaaattttttgaaggtgatgGATACCCATATGAACCCTTTACGTTTAAAAATCTCGTTGAATAG
- the MUD2 gene encoding Mud2p (some similarities with uniprot|P36084 Saccharomyces cerevisiae YKL074C), whose amino-acid sequence MGNDDNEHALEDLRSKIIASMSNEPSSNKRTALAGDEMHNNKRQRNRDDGSRGYKNGYSGPNYPKRHQSNPRSRYQAQQQQKRFPPRPQYSRYQGNAASNTSVGKFREEDLAHVVPLGERKRMRPTKWDITPKGFESVPTERAKLSKLFPQPGKPHELDRDKLEKVIAQGGTNNRRTRILFEDADGNHLIFSRMSCRIIVRGTTDSMDLNRIEAYLNGFVQAIDREYHVKEVVQGPSHLVLEFNDAVCTTIVLSCRSFISKELDFDGSDWQRPQEYVQQVDSSERLCGPEILAVEGLVHGEEKELTDQGFKVVFMEPIFTISQENQERLFTGCALVEVEEEPSANGSLRWFKPNESHMKQNISYMTFQGLPKLATDQVRVPSRVLLLMNLVDPLDLKLEAFAQEVKTTLESTLHKVESVRMKKPSADFRLNLERIGEGVGNVYVKFQDVESAEAAMENLPHRKFNGRSVLCCYVAESDFETLGIL is encoded by the coding sequence ATGGGgaatgatgataatgaacACGCCTTAGAAGATCTCAGATCCAAGATTATTGCGTCGATGAGTAACGAGCCAAGTTCTAACAAGAGAACCGCTTTGGCCGGTGATGAAATgcataataataaaagacAGAGGAATAGAGATGATGGGAGTAGGGGTTATAAAAATGGCTACTCCGGTCCCAATTATCCCAAGAGACATCAGAGCAATCCAAGATCAAGGTATCAGGCgcaacagcaacagaaAAGATTCCCTCCTAGGCCACAGTACAGTCGATACCAAGGTAATGCGGCCTCCAATACAAGTGTAGGCAAATTTAGAGAGGAGGATCTTGCCCATGTGGTACCGTTAGGTGAAAGAAAGAGGATGAGACCAACAAAATGGGATATTACTCCAAAGGGTTTTGAAAGCGTGCCAACTGAAAGAGCAAAACTAAGTAAATTATTCCCACAACCTGGTAAACCTCATGAATTAGATCGTGACAAGTTGGAGAAAGTTATTGCACAAGGGGGAACTAATAATCGGCGTACAAGGATTCTTTTCGAGGATGCAGATGGTAACCATTTGATATTTTCCAGAATGTCTTGTAGAATAATTGTACGTGGAACTACAGattcaatggatttgaaTCGCATCGAAGCTTATTTGAATGGGTTTGTACAAGCAATAGATCGTGAGTATCATGTAAAAGAAGTAGTACAGGGACCGTCCCACCTAGTATTGGAATTTAATGACGCTGTCTGCACTACAATAGTACTCAGTTGTCGTTCTTTTATATCCAAGGAATTAGATTTTGATGGTAGTGATTGGCAAAGACCGCAAGAATACGTTCAACAGGTAGATAGTTCTGAGAGGTTATGTGGGCCTGAAATTTTGGCGGTAGAAGGCCTGGTGcatggtgaagaaaaagaattgacCGATCAGGGTTTCAAAGTAGTCTTCATGGAGCCCATATTCACAATTTCTCAAGAGAACCAAGAAAGATTATTTACAGGTTGTGCATTAgttgaagtggaagaagaaccGTCTGCGAACGGAAGTTTACGATGGTTTAAACCTAATGAATCTCACATGAAGCAAAATATATCTTACATGACTTTCCAAGGATTGCCTAAATTGGCTACAGATCAAGTTAGAGTACCGTCACGAGTGTTGCTGCTAATGAACCTTGTTGATCCGCTTGATTTGAAACTAGAAGCATTTGCCCAAGAAGTGAAAACAACTTTAGAATCTACGCTGCACAAGGTGGAAAGCGTAAGGATGAAAAAGCCAAGTGCAGACTTTAGACTCAATTTGGAACGCATTGGAGAAGGCGTTGGAAATGTTTACGTTAAATTTCAGGATGTAGAATCTGCTGAAGCAGCCATGGAAAACTTACCGCATAGAAAGTTCAATGGACGTAGTGTACTTTGCTGCTACGTGGCAGAATCCGATTTTGAGACTTTGGGCATTTTATAA
- the LHS1 gene encoding Hsp70 family chaperone LHS1 (similar to uniprot|P36016 Saccharomyces cerevisiae YKL073W LHS1 Molecular chaperone of the endoplasmic reticulum lumen involved in polypeptide translocation and folding member of the Hsp70 family localizes to the lumen of the ER regulated by the unfolded protein response pathway), whose product MRNSIVLLLISIWSIWCHFTLAAVVGVDYGQQFIKAMVVSPRAPMELIFTPEAKRKEISGLAIKSLGGDKGEIERIYGSALGSMATRFPKNTLLHVKSLLGKTINDEGEISTYLNEHPGIDIVPNKRNSLSFVVGDEQYPVEEVTAMNLQETINRANLLLREKDPSGSDLVDKLALTVPEYFDQYQRRALLDSGSLTTDALDTYLVPDGLSVVINFVLKKRDFKGKSYYVVYDMGGGSTKASLFSIEQPENETEPLRIEFGGYGYDSQLGGSNFTLQVASLIENKFLSKRKDITAEKLHRNPKAVAKIVQAAEKAKLILSANSEASISIESVLEDVDFKTKITKQEFEDSLSDSASEIVKPIKVALDGQFWDEKIDPKQVSGIILTGGSSRVPIVQYKLAEYMGENKILKSVNADEAAVDGATIRGIKLFEAFRTKPLNITERSISDYAVTLNQKGENVVVFPKGTVFPTKRTLELGNAKDLPKDFDIKLWENGLPFQSVKTKTSGADDIYSPEKCPNGVIYNATFSISQNRLFNLDKVEAICLKDGSSSVEKPQNETGKKSNLGSSKRSVKLTISSEGSNIKAMSSDEQLRLREYIRILDQKDAARFELEEAKNLLEALLYDARSYLELEEVVEKGPQSYLGKLSEAVTKHLSWLEDEADETTKLEVIQRSSEVQQLRDKLEAYLQSLSEPLDSKQFQSILNNATKLLEQIDLTQINQQEQVASLKDKFEELGHNVEEQYAKIKLPHHIAAPLSSWNDTVSAFKEVIKLVEYAKSSAFKKMGREQLFEIKSAFDIASAELESIIDYFGKARDYRLHELQAWIQKAEKTKKRKEERLKKKMEDKEKEKESKSSSTVSGNPSTAESESSTVPTTTTTASASASTTSPQNKQGTSSSTATTPLHDEL is encoded by the coding sequence ATGAGGAATAGTATAGTTCTTTTGCTGATTTCCatttggtcaatttggTGTCATTTTACGCTTGCAGCGGTTGTTGGTGTCGATTATGGCCAGCAATTTATTAAGGCAATGGTGGTTTCACCAAGAGCCCCCATGGAATTGATCTTTACACCAGAAGcaaagaggaaagaaataTCAGGATTAGCTATAAAGAGTTTAGGTGGTGACAAGGgggaaattgaaagaatttacGGATCCGCCCTAGGTTCCATGGCCACTAGATTCCCTAAGAATACTCTTTTGCACGTCAAATCTCTCCTGGGTAAGACTATTAATGATGAAGGAGAGATTTCTACCTATTTGAATGAGCATCCAGGTATTGATATTGTTCCTAACAAGAGAAATTCGTTGTCATTTGTTGTCGGTGATGAACAATACCCAGTGGAGGAAGTAACAGCTATGAATTTACAAGAGACCATAAACAGGGCCAATTTATTGCTGAGGGAAAAGGATCCTAGTGGTAGTGATTTGGTAGATAAATTGGCTCTTACGGTACCAgaatattttgatcaatATCAACGTAGGGCTCTATTAGACTCTGGATCCTTAACTACGGATGCATTGGACACATATTTAGTTCCAGATGGATTATCCGTGGTAATCAATTTCgtattaaagaaaagagatttCAAAGGTAAATCTTACTACGTGGTTTACGATATGGGTGGTGGCTCCACAAAAGCTTCGTTGTTCTCCATTGAGCAACCAGAAAATGAAACAGAACCATTAAGGATTGAATTTGGTGGTTATGGGTATGACTCTCAATTGGGTGGTTCCAACTTCACTTTGCAAGTGGCTAGTTTGATTGAAAACaaatttttatccaaaCGTAAAGATATTACagctgaaaaattacatcGCAACCCTAAGGCAGTGGCAAAAATTGTACAAGCAGCCGAAAAAGCTAAATTAATCCTGAGTGCCAATTCTGAAGCTTCTATTAGTATTGAATCTGTTTTGGAAGATGTTGATTTTAAGACAAAGATCACTAAGCAAGAATTTGAGGATTCATTGAGTGATAGTGCTTCTGAAATCGTGAAACCAATTAAAGTTGCTTTAGATGGCCAATTCTGGGATGAAAAAATCGATCCTAAACAAGTGTCAGGTATCATTCTAACTGGTGGATCTAGTAGGGTTCCTATCGTACAATACAAATTGGCCGAATATATGGGCGAGAACAAAATACTCAAGAGTGTGAATGCCGATGAAGCAGCTGTAGATGGTGCTACCATTAGAGGTATAAAGCTTTTTGAAGCTTTCAGAACCAAACCATTGAATATTACTGAACGTTCCATTTCTGATTATGCCGTGACTTTGAATCAAAAGGGTGAAAATGTTGTGGTATTCCCCAAAGGTACGGTCTTCCCCACTAAGAGGACTTTGGAACTTGGCAATGCAAAGGATCTTCCAAAAGATTTCGATATTAAATTATGGGAAAATGGATTACCATTTCAATCTGTGAAGACCAAGACATCTGGCGCAGACGATATCTATTCACCCGAAAAATGTCCTAACGGCGTCATCTATAACGCTACCTTCTCAATTTCACAAAACAGATTAttcaatttggataaaGTTGAGGCTATCTGCTTGAAGGATGGGTCCTCTTCCGTAGAAAAACCTCAGAATGAAACTGGTAAGAAGAGTAATTTAGGCTCTTCTAAACGTTCAGTGAAATTGACCATTTCGAGTGAAGGCTCTAATATTAAGGCCATGTCTTCAGATGAGCAGTTGAGACTCAGAGAATATATTAGAATTCTAGATCAAAAAGATGCCGCTAGATTTGAACTTGAAGAAGCAAAGAATTTGTTAGAAGCTCTCCTATATGATGCTAGATcttatttggaattggaagagGTTGTAGAAAAAGGACCTCAAAGTTACTTGGGCAAATTGTCCGAGGCAGTCACCAAACATTTGTCATGGCTGGAAGATGAGGCTGATGAAACTACTAAATTGGAAGTCATTCAAAGAAGCAGCGAAGTGCAACAGCTAAGAGATAAACTGGAAGCATATTTACAGTCACTTTCTGAGCCCCTAGATTCTAAGCAGTTCCAAAGCATTCTAAACAATGCCACCAAGCTTTTAGAGCAAATTGATTTAACTCAAATAAATCAGCAAGAACAAGTCGCTTCTCTAAAGGATAAATTCGAAGAACTGGGACATAACGTTGAAGAACAGTACGCAAAGATTAAACTGCCACATCATATTGCTGCACCATTGAGCAGTTGGAACGATACCGTTTCTGCATTCAAGGAAGTGATTAAATTAGTTGAATACGCTAAATCTAGTGCCTTTAAAAAGATGGGCAGGGAacaattatttgaaattaaatcaGCCTTTGACATCGCATCCGCTGAACTGGAATCTATAATAGATTATTTTGGTAAGGCTCGTGATTATCGCCTACATGAATTGCAAGCGTGGATACAGAAGGCTGAGAAGaccaagaaaagaaaggaggagagattgaaaaagaagatggaggacaaggaaaaggaaaaggagTCTAAGAGTTCATCAACTGTTTCAGGTAATCCAAGTACCGCTGAAAGCGAATCTTCCACAGTTCCCACTACTACAACAactgcttctgcttctgcttCCACCACGTCCCCACAAAACAAACAAGGGACAAGCTCTTCAACCGCCACGACTCCATTGCACGATGAGTTGTGA
- a CDS encoding uncharacterized protein (no similarity) encodes MISTEYTGPYLTRYEGVGRPLDNSEKLVLYELVTPQDSQVMPTDNYEHADTTTISRTFRSFRGGSAKRSTNRGNNGIVKRVKKLFA; translated from the coding sequence ATGATAAGCACTGAATACACTGGTCCATATTTAACTCGTTACGAAGGTGTTGGACGTCCGTTGGACAACAGCGAAAAGTTGGTTCTTTACGAATTGGTGACACCACAGGATTCTCAAGTTATGCCTACAGATAATTATGAGCATGCTGACACAACGACGATATCGAGAACGTTCCGCAGCTTCAGGGGCGGTAGCGCTAAGAGAAGCACCAATCGTGGAAACAATGGTATTGTGAAGAGGGTGAAGAAGCTCTTCGCGTAA